The Oncorhynchus tshawytscha isolate Ot180627B unplaced genomic scaffold, Otsh_v2.0 Un_scaffold_1528_pilon_pilon, whole genome shotgun sequence genome has a segment encoding these proteins:
- the LOC112229588 gene encoding uncharacterized protein LOC112229588, whose amino-acid sequence MAACRGALALWAGCVRSHGNRLPVKQRCWSLAQALDVQWSGQIRPLSSASWALVPPNSLRYQNIKQPSLSHPFHHASHSQMPPGLDEDWEETVSLCVLVRTVPGEFDDQHTLVEVPLFGQTKQSEILAPRGVSRPVEFLFPMTTVDGSREDDISVGKMNKGEWLHDDAEKRERGSFRRLFETEGCPAPFMYGSRFYCFHCPGMEPLPGYGDKSGNMIGLEKELSLFHTSLYSSYTERETVEGGHSDKEREDEEKLALMYEKLRIELPSFFVKSHDYTMYTNDIEFVNCILNAKTRGRVLYQLSLSLWRLLCLCYYAEARLEVLKLTKHPEDRTIKARWRVRGLPFLSLLLRFYRKDKTDLYRSYDAFSTFYLGHDGLIHCHKVEKMMKAQPPILPRVTTLLAGALVALGVQEHRPALNLLPPLLSSLRQSRD is encoded by the exons ATGGCTGCATGTAGAGGGGCCCTCGCCTTGTGGGCGGGGTGTGTGAGGAGCCATGGCAACAGGCTACCAGTCAAGCAACGGTGCTGGAGTCTTGCACAG GCGCTGGATGTGCAGTGGAGTGGACAGATTCGGCCTCTCAGCAGCGCGTCATGGGCCCTGGTTCCCCCCAACAGTCTGAGGTACCAGAACATCAAGCAGCCATCCCTGTCACACCCCTTCCACCATGCCAGCCACAGCCAGATGCCCCCGGGCCTGGATGAGGACTGGGAAGAGACTGTCAGCCTGTGTGTGCTGGTGCGGACTGTCCCTGGGGAGTTTGATGACCAGCACACCCTGGTGGAGGTGCCTCTGTTTGGGCAGACTAAACAAAGTGAGATCCTTGCTCCGAGAGGAGTCAGTAGGCCCGTGGAGTTCCTCTTCCCCATGACCACTGTGGATGGGAGCCGAGAGGATGACATCAGCGTTGGGAAGATGAACAAGGGAGAATGGCTGCATGATGAtgcagagaagagggagagaggatcgTTCCGAAGGCTGTTTGAGACGGAAGGATGTCCTGCTCCATTTATGTATGGATCCAGGTTTTACTGCTTCCACTGTCCTGGAATGGAGCCATTACCTGGTTACGGGGACAAATCGGGCAATATGATTGGACTAGAGAAAGAGTTGTCGCTGTTCCACACCTCTCTGTATAGtagctacacagagagagagacagtggagggggGACACAgcgacaaagagagggaggatgaggagaaacTGGCCTTGATGTATGAAAAGCTGAGGATTGAG CTTCCAAGTTTTTTTGTGAAGAGTCATGACTACACCATGTACACAAATGATATCGAGTTCGTCAACTGTATTCTAAATGCCAAGACCAG GGGCAGAGTTCTGTACCAGCTGAGCCTGTCTCTGTGGAGGCTGCTGTGTCTCTGTTACTATGCTGAGGCCCGGTTAGAGGTACTGAAACTGACTAAGCACCCAGAGGACAGGACCATCAAGGCCAGGTGGAGGGTCAGAGGACtgcccttcctctctctgctgctgagATTCTACCGCAAGGACAAAACTGACCTCTACAG GTCATATGATGCGTTCTCCACCTTCTACCTTGGCCATGATGGACTCATACACTGTCACAAAGTGGAAAAA ATGATGAAGGCCCAGCCGCCCATCCTGCCCAGGGTGACCACTCTGTTAGCGGGGGCCCTTGTGGCCCTGGGGGTCCAGGAGCACCGGCCGGCCCTCAACCTCCTGCcccccctgctctcctccctccgACAGAGCCGAGACTGA